In Halorhabdus rudnickae, the following proteins share a genomic window:
- a CDS encoding LAGLIDADG family homing endonuclease — MSDAELTADEVTLPIKRTDGDTLADRLTDNAYHNILPARYLRKDADGELVEGQEDLFERVAKNIALAEAVYEARNEDIEVTVTPGQLKPDHPRRDELAQEVFGKGTTAQDDAETTLSIYNVNKFSYETVVPELPADVREHVEDTAAEFQRLMEDLSFMPNSPTLMNAGDELQQLSACFVDSPEDDIDDIHQTAKEAAQVFQSGGGMGYAFWRLRPYGDAVGSTGGIASGPITFMRTFDQMCETIAQGGARRGAQMGVMRVSHPDVIQFIHAKNKDVSLAHTLRLNDPDDFTHTSFADALEEARELIDDEGKVPEHLRNAVEGHLSNFNISVGITDEFMEALQNGEEFTFTNPRTGEAHIVTEETKELYDMFGLGEYVEVGEELSVPAEELWDDIVEGAHENGEPGVIYLERVNKEHSFDVEAEPDHQILATNPCVTGDTLISTEDGLVPAAELYDQGVARDVVVDGRLSEDRVKEASSVFKTGEKDVYELTTEEGYELRLTADHRIMTDDGWVEAQNLEPGDAVHIQNRKGEFGQHGSAEEGRVLGWLVGDGHLKHGEERAVLNFYDEDTAVSEQFADDVNEIVREPLGNADYEVGVSDISRDDDYRGAQALEQRIRSARLYEYAEEADLVDEKLQVPDAVMRGSEEMARGFLRALFSADGGVQGNVEKGVSVRLASVDADFLKDVQQLLLNFGIASKVYEDRKEPGTVELPDGTGDTAEYKTEGFHELVVVKDNLVRFREEVGFLLDSKDEALEERLANYDRGPYSESFEATVESVEADGPEAVYDLTEPDTHSFVANGLVTHNCGEQPLEEYEACNLGHINLSTVADTDAPDWRVWADRHADNYDDFEEAIDAYLEEAIDFEELDHRIEMGTRFLENVVTMSDFPVAKIEEKVRNMRKIGLGIMGLAQLYIQLGVKYGSEEADEIARQVMQHINFESKWTSHELAEERGSFAEWDDSKYADPTEYDEWFEHYVGEDADDFEDGFEIRNHNTTTIAPTGTTSMVGNTTGGCEPVYNVAYYKNVSDDVQGDEMLVEFDDYFLRVLEENDIDVGAVKEEAQEQMATNAFDGVEGLSTVPDAIGELFVTTGDLSPKQHASIQCALQDGVDSAISKTVNAPNDSTLGDAKEVFEYIYEHGGKGVTYYRDGTRSKQVLTTRAENTDFADMDEDEAAEAIVQRIDEVFGGLEAFLDNEDVRERLTADIEELLDGDTARQYAEKKPRPDQLHGVTQRIETGYGKLYVTINEDPKTGEPFELFANTGHSGGFTNSFTDALAKTISVALRSGVDPYEIVDKLQGIRSPKVAWDKGEQINSIPDAFGTALRRYLDDEIDRTYPQQRTLEETADEDLPTEEQAAQSGSVDRSTDGGSAAAESTTLEDQQAIIANGESPECPECGSMSLYYSEGCKTCESCGWSEC, encoded by the coding sequence GTGAGCGACGCCGAACTGACCGCGGACGAGGTGACCTTGCCGATCAAGCGCACCGACGGCGATACGCTCGCCGACCGACTAACTGACAATGCTTACCACAACATTCTTCCGGCACGGTACCTCCGGAAGGACGCCGATGGCGAGCTTGTTGAGGGCCAGGAGGACCTCTTCGAGCGGGTCGCCAAAAATATCGCCCTGGCTGAGGCCGTTTACGAGGCACGCAACGAGGACATCGAGGTCACCGTTACACCGGGGCAACTCAAACCCGACCACCCTCGGCGTGACGAACTCGCCCAAGAGGTCTTCGGGAAAGGAACGACTGCCCAGGACGACGCCGAAACGACGCTTTCGATCTACAACGTCAACAAGTTCTCCTACGAGACAGTTGTTCCCGAACTCCCCGCGGATGTCCGCGAGCACGTCGAGGATACCGCTGCGGAGTTCCAACGCCTAATGGAAGACCTGTCCTTTATGCCGAACTCGCCGACGCTGATGAACGCCGGCGACGAACTCCAACAGTTGTCTGCCTGTTTCGTCGACAGTCCCGAGGACGATATTGACGACATTCATCAGACAGCAAAAGAAGCCGCACAGGTGTTCCAGTCCGGCGGTGGCATGGGTTATGCCTTCTGGCGCCTCCGGCCGTACGGCGATGCCGTCGGCTCGACTGGCGGGATCGCCTCCGGGCCGATCACGTTCATGCGGACGTTCGACCAGATGTGCGAAACCATCGCCCAGGGTGGCGCCCGGCGGGGTGCCCAGATGGGCGTCATGCGGGTCTCTCATCCGGATGTCATCCAGTTCATCCACGCCAAGAACAAGGACGTCTCTCTGGCTCACACGCTGCGGCTCAACGATCCCGACGACTTCACACACACGTCCTTTGCCGACGCCCTGGAGGAAGCTCGTGAACTGATCGACGACGAGGGCAAGGTCCCCGAACACCTCCGCAACGCCGTCGAGGGCCACCTCTCGAATTTCAACATCTCGGTGGGTATCACCGACGAATTCATGGAGGCGCTCCAGAACGGTGAGGAGTTCACCTTCACGAACCCACGGACGGGCGAGGCCCACATTGTCACCGAGGAGACCAAAGAACTGTACGATATGTTCGGTCTCGGCGAGTACGTCGAGGTCGGCGAGGAACTGTCCGTTCCCGCCGAGGAACTCTGGGACGACATCGTCGAGGGTGCCCACGAGAACGGCGAACCCGGCGTGATCTATCTGGAGCGCGTCAACAAGGAGCACTCCTTCGACGTCGAGGCCGAGCCGGATCACCAGATTCTCGCGACGAACCCCTGTGTCACAGGCGATACGCTGATCAGTACTGAAGACGGTCTCGTCCCGGCTGCAGAACTGTACGACCAGGGCGTCGCACGGGATGTCGTCGTCGACGGGCGTCTGAGTGAAGATCGCGTTAAAGAAGCCAGCAGCGTGTTCAAGACTGGCGAGAAGGACGTCTACGAACTCACCACGGAGGAAGGATACGAACTCCGTCTGACTGCCGACCACCGGATCATGACCGACGACGGCTGGGTCGAGGCCCAGAATCTCGAACCCGGGGACGCCGTTCACATCCAGAACCGAAAGGGCGAGTTCGGTCAGCACGGGTCGGCCGAAGAGGGACGCGTCCTCGGGTGGCTCGTCGGCGACGGTCATCTCAAACACGGCGAGGAGCGCGCTGTGCTGAATTTCTACGACGAAGACACAGCCGTTTCCGAGCAGTTTGCCGACGACGTCAACGAAATCGTTCGTGAACCGCTCGGGAACGCCGACTACGAGGTTGGTGTCAGCGATATCAGTCGTGATGACGACTATCGCGGCGCGCAGGCACTCGAGCAGCGCATCCGATCGGCGCGTCTCTACGAGTACGCCGAGGAGGCTGACCTCGTCGACGAGAAACTGCAGGTGCCCGACGCCGTCATGCGCGGCAGCGAGGAGATGGCCCGCGGGTTCCTGCGGGCACTGTTCAGTGCTGATGGGGGCGTGCAAGGCAACGTCGAGAAAGGCGTCTCAGTGCGACTGGCGAGCGTCGATGCCGACTTCCTCAAGGACGTTCAGCAATTGCTCCTCAACTTCGGTATCGCCAGCAAGGTCTACGAGGACCGGAAGGAGCCTGGAACCGTCGAACTGCCCGACGGAACGGGCGACACGGCCGAGTACAAGACCGAAGGATTCCACGAACTCGTCGTCGTCAAGGACAACCTCGTCCGCTTCCGTGAGGAAGTCGGGTTCCTCCTCGACAGCAAAGACGAGGCCCTCGAGGAGCGTCTCGCGAACTACGATCGTGGCCCGTACAGCGAATCCTTCGAGGCGACGGTCGAATCAGTAGAGGCCGATGGACCCGAGGCTGTCTACGATCTTACAGAGCCGGATACGCACTCGTTCGTCGCAAACGGGCTCGTCACTCACAACTGCGGCGAGCAACCCTTGGAGGAGTACGAGGCCTGTAACCTCGGGCACATCAACCTCTCGACGGTGGCCGACACCGATGCGCCGGACTGGCGTGTCTGGGCTGACCGCCACGCCGACAACTACGACGACTTCGAGGAGGCAATCGATGCCTACCTCGAAGAGGCGATCGACTTCGAGGAACTCGATCACCGCATCGAGATGGGGACGCGGTTCCTCGAGAACGTCGTCACCATGTCTGACTTCCCGGTCGCAAAGATCGAGGAGAAGGTCCGGAACATGCGCAAAATCGGGCTGGGTATCATGGGCCTGGCACAGCTGTACATCCAGCTTGGCGTCAAATACGGCAGCGAGGAGGCAGACGAGATCGCTCGTCAGGTGATGCAACACATCAACTTCGAGTCCAAGTGGACGAGCCACGAACTCGCCGAGGAGCGCGGCTCGTTCGCCGAGTGGGACGACTCGAAGTACGCCGACCCCACCGAGTACGACGAGTGGTTCGAGCACTACGTCGGCGAGGACGCCGACGACTTCGAAGACGGATTCGAGATCCGCAACCACAACACGACCACGATCGCGCCGACCGGCACCACGTCGATGGTCGGCAACACGACCGGTGGGTGTGAACCCGTCTACAACGTCGCCTACTACAAGAACGTCTCTGATGACGTCCAGGGCGACGAGATGCTGGTGGAGTTCGACGACTACTTCCTGCGGGTCTTAGAGGAGAACGACATCGACGTCGGGGCCGTCAAGGAAGAGGCCCAGGAACAGATGGCCACAAACGCCTTCGACGGCGTCGAGGGGCTTTCGACGGTCCCGGATGCCATCGGTGAACTGTTCGTCACGACCGGCGATCTCTCGCCCAAGCAGCATGCATCGATCCAGTGTGCGCTGCAGGACGGCGTGGACTCGGCCATCTCCAAGACCGTCAACGCGCCCAACGATTCGACGCTCGGGGACGCCAAGGAAGTCTTCGAGTACATCTACGAGCACGGTGGCAAGGGCGTCACCTATTACCGCGACGGCACCCGCAGCAAGCAGGTGTTGACCACGCGCGCTGAGAACACGGACTTCGCCGACATGGACGAAGACGAGGCCGCCGAGGCGATCGTCCAGCGGATCGACGAGGTCTTCGGCGGGCTGGAGGCGTTCCTCGACAACGAGGACGTCCGAGAGCGACTCACGGCGGACATCGAGGAGCTGCTGGACGGCGACACTGCCCGCCAATACGCCGAGAAGAAGCCCCGCCCCGATCAACTCCACGGCGTCACCCAGCGCATCGAGACGGGCTACGGCAAGCTCTACGTGACGATCAACGAGGACCCCAAGACTGGCGAACCCTTCGAACTGTTCGCCAATACGGGACATTCGGGCGGGTTCACCAACTCTTTCACCGACGCGCTGGCGAAGACGATTTCGGTGGCGCTCCGATCGGGTGTCGACCCCTACGAGATCGTCGACAAACTCCAGGGCATCCGGTCGCCGAAGGTCGCCTGGGACAAGGGCGAGCAGATCAACTCCATCCCCGACGCCTTCGGGACGGCCCTGCGCCGGTACCTCGACGACGAGATCGACCGGACCTATCCCCAGCAGCGGACTTTAGAGGAGACGGCCGACGAGGATCTCCCCACCGAGGAGCAGGCCGCCCAGTCAGGCTCGGTGGACCGATCGACCGACGGCGGTTCGGCGGCGGCAGAGTCGACAACGCTTGAGGACCAGCAGGCCATCATCGCCAACGGTGAGAGTCCCGAGTGTCCCGAGTGTGGTTCGATGTCACTGTACTACTCCGAAGGCTGCAAGACCTGCGAGTCCTGTGGCTGGTCGGAGTGCTGA
- the trpG gene encoding anthranilate synthase component II, with protein MVAASDPLADPDELDVLFVDNFDSFTYNLVEYVSEHASTTVVKNTASLSAVREADPDAIVISPGPGHPKNDRDVGVTTDVLRELSPAVPTLGVCLGLEAAVYAYGGTVGHAPAPIHGKAASISHDGAGVFAGFDQGFQGGRYHSLVASDVPDCFDVTATTEAADGTELVMGIRHREHPIEAVQFHPESVLTAVGHDVIRNFLTAL; from the coding sequence ATGGTCGCCGCGAGTGACCCATTGGCTGACCCGGACGAACTCGACGTGCTGTTCGTGGACAACTTCGACTCGTTTACGTACAATCTCGTCGAGTACGTGTCCGAACACGCCAGCACGACCGTCGTGAAAAACACCGCCTCGCTGTCGGCCGTCCGGGAAGCCGACCCGGACGCGATCGTCATCTCGCCGGGGCCGGGCCACCCGAAGAACGACCGCGACGTCGGCGTCACGACCGATGTGTTGCGGGAACTCAGCCCCGCGGTACCGACCCTGGGCGTCTGTCTCGGGCTGGAAGCCGCCGTGTACGCCTACGGCGGGACGGTCGGCCACGCCCCGGCGCCGATCCACGGGAAAGCGGCGTCGATTTCCCACGACGGAGCAGGGGTCTTCGCCGGTTTCGACCAGGGGTTCCAGGGCGGGCGGTATCACTCGCTGGTCGCCAGCGATGTCCCAGATTGTTTCGACGTGACGGCGACGACCGAAGCCGCGGACGGGACGGAACTAGTCATGGGAATCCGCCACCGCGAGCACCCCATCGAGGCGGTCCAGTTCCACCCCGAATCCGTGCTGACGGCTGTCGGCCACGACGTAATCAGGAACTTTCTCACAGCGTTGTGA
- a CDS encoding TVP38/TMEM64 family protein yields MHEPDRETMGPQEVCQVRPHSLVMHSAVRRQVVAIACILGFTAVATLASSPATVLGAAETVAGSPLALVGVLAGLYAVRPLLLWPISLLSILAGYGLGVTLGVPVALLGAVCTCIPPYLLARRAPRETGVFGRLHRRSQDVVAAIGELRGVVAARLLPLPADVISYGAGISTISMRGFVLGTFFGEIPWVVAGVVTGSSMRTLSLEGASTGLPLLAGTAALGVLVLAGPAIRHLQQQDRLPSLDSLSS; encoded by the coding sequence ATGCACGAACCCGACCGGGAAACGATGGGACCACAAGAAGTTTGCCAGGTTCGCCCCCACAGTCTGGTGATGCACTCTGCGGTCCGTCGGCAGGTCGTGGCGATCGCCTGTATCCTCGGCTTCACAGCCGTCGCGACGCTCGCGAGTTCGCCCGCCACAGTTCTCGGGGCGGCCGAGACGGTCGCCGGATCGCCCCTCGCGCTCGTCGGCGTCTTGGCCGGCCTGTATGCCGTCCGGCCGCTGTTACTGTGGCCGATTTCCCTGCTTTCGATCCTCGCGGGGTACGGACTCGGCGTCACGCTTGGCGTCCCTGTCGCGCTTCTCGGAGCGGTCTGTACCTGTATCCCGCCGTACCTGCTCGCCAGACGCGCACCGCGGGAAACGGGCGTATTCGGTCGTCTCCACCGCCGCAGTCAGGACGTCGTCGCGGCGATCGGCGAACTCCGTGGGGTCGTCGCGGCTCGATTGCTCCCGCTGCCCGCGGACGTGATCTCCTACGGCGCTGGCATCTCAACGATTTCGATGCGGGGTTTCGTCCTCGGGACCTTCTTCGGGGAGATTCCGTGGGTCGTCGCGGGGGTAGTGACCGGATCGTCGATGCGAACGCTGAGTCTAGAGGGCGCCTCAACGGGTCTCCCGCTGCTCGCCGGAACGGCCGCGCTGGGCGTCCTCGTGCTGGCCGGCCCGGCGATCCGCCACCTCCAGCAACAGGATCGACTCCCGAGTCTAGACTCGCTGAGTTCCTGA
- a CDS encoding HVO_2523 family zinc finger protein yields MDDHGGRPCPRCGRPLFERHCKYVCPVHGVVYDCADTFY; encoded by the coding sequence ATGGACGACCACGGCGGCCGCCCCTGTCCACGCTGTGGCCGCCCGCTGTTCGAGCGCCACTGCAAGTACGTCTGTCCGGTTCACGGCGTGGTCTATGACTGTGCGGACACGTTCTATTGA